In the genome of Phyllobacterium zundukense, one region contains:
- a CDS encoding fimbria/pilus outer membrane usher protein yields the protein MFKSSSFYATAFTDLEDSESFGVFAGLTIPFDNDINVSTGYEQTADGPAGFIDVAKSERQEEGSYGWRLRTSEGSNPDRSASASYRARYARIEGSVQQFNDTVRANAQVDGAIAVASGGVFATNRIDDAFAVVDVGAPDIDVSFENRPVGRTNRSGRILVPNLRSYEPNIVAIDPKNLPVDASVGSTRNVVVPADRSGVVINFDVEETTASALVTLLDASGKALEAGLRGHVERTGKEFVIGYDGEAYISALGAQNDIVVDLEDGKSCRARFPYQAKQGVQVKIKSVVCS from the coding sequence TTGTTCAAGAGCAGTTCATTCTACGCCACTGCCTTTACAGACTTGGAAGACAGCGAGAGTTTCGGTGTCTTTGCCGGGCTCACCATCCCGTTCGACAATGACATCAATGTTTCGACCGGTTACGAGCAGACCGCCGACGGACCAGCGGGTTTTATCGATGTGGCGAAATCGGAAAGGCAGGAGGAGGGCAGCTATGGATGGCGCCTGAGAACCAGCGAAGGCAGCAACCCGGACCGTTCCGCGTCCGCGAGTTACCGGGCGCGCTATGCAAGGATCGAAGGTAGCGTGCAGCAATTCAACGATACGGTTCGCGCCAATGCGCAGGTTGATGGGGCGATTGCCGTCGCTTCAGGAGGCGTCTTTGCCACCAACCGCATAGACGATGCCTTCGCGGTCGTGGATGTCGGCGCGCCGGATATCGACGTTTCATTCGAGAACCGCCCGGTTGGGCGTACAAACCGGAGCGGACGGATACTGGTGCCAAATCTCAGATCGTATGAGCCGAATATCGTGGCCATCGATCCGAAAAATCTGCCCGTCGACGCAAGCGTCGGCTCGACGCGCAACGTGGTTGTGCCCGCAGATCGCAGCGGCGTCGTTATTAACTTCGACGTGGAAGAAACGACCGCTTCTGCGCTTGTCACGCTTCTTGATGCGAGCGGTAAGGCCCTGGAAGCCGGCCTGCGTGGCCATGTGGAAAGGACAGGCAAAGAATTTGTGATCGGATATGACGGCGAAGCCTATATTTCCGCGCTTGGAGCACAGAACGACATTGTTGTCGACCTTGAGGATGGCAAGAGTTGCCGGGCGCGTTTTCCGTATCAGGCAAAGCAGGGGGTGCAGGTCAAGATCAAGAGTGTGGTTTGCTCGTGA
- a CDS encoding fimbria/pilus outer membrane usher protein, with the protein MIGAFRQLADGGLSATPQELHEVGLKANTKVRGPNGSVRLEDVPGLDYRIDAATQRLYVTIDDSARAAKVIDISPKVTTDDKAQKPQSSYGAVLNYSLFAGSNDLMDGNVKPFQGISGGFDARFFSPYGTLNQSFTANMSDGELEGVKRLNTTWSYSDAERLITYRAGDFISGGLPWTRPVFLGGMQVQRNFSLRPDLVTLPVPILSGTAAVPSTLEVYTQNVRTYSGAVPSGPFEVTNFPVFSGQGEAQIVLRDTLGRETRTTLPFYSSSLLLQKGLIDFSADLGFPRRNYGTESNDYDGAPMGVATFRYGLTNWLTLEGHFEGGVDLLNGGIGAAFPLGAYGVASVAAAGSSHDGDAGMILNGSVEVTHGNYTLFARLQQAFGSYDDIASVSADDELDPIFDPSGVSVFSPRVPRSLAQVTLSTPGPFDRSNLNFSYTQLDLDKGDDSKIIGASFS; encoded by the coding sequence ATGATTGGCGCTTTCAGACAACTTGCCGATGGCGGTCTGTCGGCCACGCCGCAGGAATTGCATGAAGTCGGGTTGAAGGCCAACACCAAGGTTCGCGGGCCCAACGGCTCCGTAAGGCTCGAGGATGTCCCTGGTCTCGACTACCGGATAGATGCCGCCACGCAACGGCTCTACGTCACAATTGATGACAGCGCTCGTGCGGCGAAGGTCATTGACATAAGTCCCAAGGTAACAACGGACGACAAGGCGCAAAAACCCCAGTCGAGTTACGGCGCCGTGCTAAATTATTCGCTTTTCGCGGGTAGCAATGACCTTATGGATGGCAATGTCAAACCATTCCAGGGAATCTCCGGCGGGTTCGATGCGCGGTTCTTCAGCCCCTATGGAACGCTGAATCAATCCTTTACGGCAAACATGTCGGATGGCGAGCTCGAGGGAGTGAAAAGGCTAAATACCACGTGGAGTTACTCCGATGCCGAACGGCTGATCACCTACCGCGCCGGAGATTTCATCTCGGGAGGCCTGCCGTGGACACGGCCGGTCTTTCTGGGCGGCATGCAGGTGCAGCGCAATTTTTCCCTGCGTCCAGATCTCGTAACGTTGCCCGTGCCCATTCTTTCGGGCACTGCGGCGGTGCCCTCGACGCTTGAGGTCTATACGCAGAATGTCAGGACCTATAGCGGGGCAGTGCCTTCCGGACCATTCGAGGTGACAAACTTTCCAGTTTTTTCCGGACAGGGCGAGGCGCAGATTGTCCTGCGGGATACATTGGGGCGCGAGACGCGAACGACGCTGCCATTTTATTCGTCGAGCCTGTTGCTGCAAAAAGGGCTGATCGATTTTTCTGCGGATCTCGGCTTTCCGCGCCGAAACTACGGTACCGAGTCCAACGACTATGACGGTGCTCCGATGGGCGTCGCCACCTTCCGTTATGGTCTCACCAATTGGCTGACCCTGGAAGGGCATTTCGAAGGCGGGGTGGATCTACTCAACGGCGGCATTGGGGCGGCGTTTCCACTAGGCGCCTATGGAGTAGCCTCGGTCGCTGCCGCTGGAAGTAGTCATGATGGCGACGCCGGCATGATCCTCAACGGGTCTGTGGAAGTCACGCATGGCAACTACACCTTGTTCGCGCGCTTGCAACAGGCTTTTGGTAGCTACGACGACATCGCCTCTGTGTCTGCAGACGATGAACTCGATCCGATTTTTGATCCGAGCGGCGTCAGCGTCTTCAGCCCGCGCGTACCACGGTCGCTGGCGCAGGTCACCCTGTCAACGCCGGGACCATTCGATCGCAGCAATCTGAACTTCTCCTATACGCAGCTCGACCTCGACAAAGGCGATGACAGCAAGATCATCGGGGCATCCTTCAGCTAG
- a CDS encoding molecular chaperone translates to MRTMLYSIGAMSLFMLFSGVAQSASLRVSPTNLEMIAPGSAGVLTLTNEAKRPINVQIRVFRWTQINGVEQLEPTNDVIVSPPSTTLPSAKEYAVRVVRVTKKPVAGEEGYRVIVDELPDPSRKRAGTVALVVRYSIPVFFKDEDASPPKVAWGLVKSKGALMLRARNTGDTRLRLADVQLSQGGRVLGNRKGLVGYVLGESSMEWPIASGKSVSSGSADLKAQSDFGPLNADVSISGR, encoded by the coding sequence ATGCGGACCATGCTATATAGCATCGGCGCGATGAGCCTCTTCATGCTCTTTTCCGGTGTGGCCCAGAGTGCTTCCTTACGTGTTTCGCCGACCAATCTCGAGATGATCGCGCCAGGCAGTGCCGGTGTTCTCACGTTGACGAACGAGGCCAAGCGGCCGATCAATGTGCAGATCCGTGTGTTCCGCTGGACGCAGATAAATGGCGTGGAACAGCTTGAGCCGACGAACGACGTCATCGTCAGTCCTCCGTCCACGACCCTGCCCAGCGCCAAAGAGTATGCCGTTCGTGTCGTGCGGGTTACGAAAAAGCCGGTTGCAGGTGAGGAAGGCTACCGCGTCATCGTTGACGAACTACCCGATCCATCGCGCAAACGAGCAGGCACTGTCGCGCTTGTCGTTCGCTATTCGATCCCCGTCTTCTTCAAGGATGAGGACGCCTCGCCGCCGAAGGTGGCTTGGGGACTCGTGAAATCGAAGGGCGCGCTGATGCTGAGAGCGCGCAACACAGGCGATACAAGGTTGAGGCTTGCCGACGTGCAACTAAGTCAAGGTGGCCGCGTGCTCGGCAATCGCAAGGGACTGGTCGGCTATGTTCTTGGCGAATCGAGCATGGAGTGGCCTATCGCTTCGGGCAAATCGGTTTCCTCCGGGTCGGCCGACCTGAAAGCGCAAAGCGATTTCGGACCGCTCAATGCCGATGTTTCTATCAGCGGCCGGTAG
- a CDS encoding spore coat U domain-containing protein — MNFGILVRGLVTAGFAVLTCLTSPALAATATGSFAVRITITTECKLVSASDLDFGSHGVIDANLDSTSTISVQCTTGTPYNVGIGLGTGSGASLTARLMTGPGAATVSYNLYRDVNHTNVWGTTVLTDTVSGTGNGAVQPITVFGRVPPQSTPGAGAYSDTVAVTVTY, encoded by the coding sequence ATGAATTTTGGCATTTTGGTACGAGGTTTGGTTACCGCAGGTTTTGCCGTTTTAACCTGCCTCACAAGTCCCGCCTTGGCAGCGACAGCAACGGGGAGTTTTGCTGTCAGGATCACGATAACGACCGAGTGCAAGCTGGTATCTGCCTCCGATCTGGATTTTGGATCACATGGTGTCATTGATGCCAATCTCGACTCGACCAGCACCATCAGCGTGCAGTGCACGACCGGTACCCCCTATAATGTGGGTATCGGGCTGGGTACAGGAAGCGGAGCTTCGCTTACCGCCCGCTTGATGACCGGACCAGGCGCCGCCACCGTCAGCTACAATCTCTACCGCGATGTCAACCATACGAATGTCTGGGGGACTACGGTGTTGACGGACACGGTATCGGGCACGGGAAATGGGGCCGTGCAGCCGATTACGGTGTTTGGGCGCGTTCCGCCCCAATCCACGCCCGGTGCGGGGGCCTATAGCGACACAGTTGCAGTAACCGTTACTTACTGA
- a CDS encoding sigma-70 family RNA polymerase sigma factor, with product MRKEINLYDGNALVDVLIQYKPKLMKIAESVLHSRTQSEDIFHDAVLKACTMRPSCIRCPVGYACRMVYNLALDEARRRSYEKLNMTPVDGMESIPAPSVSALDCLVTTETLWEVLNSLNNLPKRTQDAFVRHRVDGIPQKDIAEELGVSRTLVNFMIRDGHRACQQTLSAA from the coding sequence ATGAGAAAAGAAATAAATCTTTACGATGGCAATGCTCTTGTTGATGTATTGATACAATATAAGCCAAAGCTCATGAAAATTGCTGAAAGCGTACTGCATTCTCGCACGCAATCGGAAGATATATTTCATGATGCTGTTCTCAAGGCATGTACCATGCGGCCAAGCTGCATTCGCTGCCCGGTTGGCTATGCTTGCCGCATGGTCTACAATCTGGCCTTGGACGAGGCCCGCAGGCGGTCCTATGAAAAGCTCAACATGACACCCGTCGACGGTATGGAATCAATCCCTGCCCCGAGCGTCAGCGCGCTCGACTGTCTGGTGACCACAGAAACCTTGTGGGAAGTGCTGAACTCATTGAACAATCTGCCGAAACGCACCCAGGACGCATTTGTCCGCCATCGTGTAGACGGTATTCCGCAGAAGGATATCGCGGAAGAACTGGGGGTATCCAGAACCCTCGTCAATTTCATGATCAGAGATGGGCACCGCGCGTGCCAGCAAACCCTTAGTGCAGCTTAG